TTGAAAAAAACTTCCCTGTATCATGAACAAGATTACCACTTTCAATATCAAAATGCCATAACTTAAGTTTGTCAAGTGGGATTTGATTTAGACTGTATTTTGTTTCGGCATTTTTTTCTTTTAACCAATCCAAAACTTTGGCCGAAGGCATTATTTCTGAATCTTTCGTGAGAGCAGATTTGAAGAAATCGATTTCGGTTTGTTTTATAGATTTTGACATATTGAGAAGATCTGAAATATTTCTTTTGACCTATTTTGAGATTGATTTTTTTAAAATAATACAACCGACAAAATTAAGAATTATTTTTTACTTTAGATATAAGTGTTGACTACATGTAACGGCACATTACCTATTTAATCCAATATAACGGTGCCATAAAGTTCATTTCGGATTATTATATTTACTTTTTACGGTAATATTGCTAAAAGGAAGTACCTCAGTGGGGCTAATCAAAGACATTTTGTATGGTTCTCTTTTCATACCTGCAAGAGAAAAAGTAAAACTAGTTCTATTTTGAAAAAAGTCCCCATTTATTGCGGAAACGATAAAATCGGAAATCGGTTTTTTAGAAAGATAAGGATAGAAAATCCATTTGTCTCCGGAATTATTTTCAAGTAGTAAGAATGTATTTTTTACGTCAACACTTTGAGGTAGTTCATTTATGGAAACCTTCATTATGTCAGATTTAAATAGTGTGTCATTTTCATATGGATTGTTATTTTTTTGAATAGAAATTTCTGAAATAATATTATTTTTATTGTAGTCAAAATTCTCTTTATATAAATATTCGAATTCCGGTGACTTTTCTAGCGTATATTTTTTTTTATCTATTAATTTTTGAATGGAAACCGAGCTTGACCTATACTTGTCATTTTCCTCAACATATTGATTATGAATAAAATTGAACCTATTAGATTCTCCCATATTTCTTAAAAAATACAAATTGGAAATTCCGGTTCTGATTTGAATAATATAAAAAACCAAAAAGGCTGATAAAACCACAAAACCAGCAATTTTTGATTTTAAACGGTTATTTGAAAATTTTAAGACTGCTATATAAACACACCCAAAAGAAAGATAGGAAAACATCAGATACCATGAAACATTCATAATCTCTGAAATCGATTTCTCCTGATACCTTTGAACAGTAACTGCAAAAACACTTAAAATCAAAAATAATAATACAAGGCCCAACCACTTTTCTGTATCATTGCCCTTCTTGAATAGAAAATTCCTGAAAAACAAGTAAATAGTCACTCCGACAAATATGATTCCCATGCCTGAAGCCATCAGGATTTTAAGCGATTCGTTGTCCGATATAATCGAAAATGCTCCAACCTCAGAAAAAAATATTTTCAGAAAATAAAATGGGTTGTACAATATTGAAATTAAACTTCCTGAAATTGGTTTGAAATTACTTGTATAAGTGAATTTAAAAAACAAAAAGTAATGAAAAGTAAAGATTGCTATGAACCCAATTAGTAATTTGAAGTTACGAATAAATACCGAGAATAAAATTGCCAGAACTAATGCAATGAACCCATTCGCAGTACCAAATGGAATCAAGAAAAAAATCAAAAAATTTAATATATAGGATTGAGGCCTTTTGATTAACAAATGAAAAAGCAAGAGGGTAAAAAAGAAGGTTGACAAAAAGTAGTTAGCCGTACCCCAAAAAATTATGTAATGGTTTAGTGTAAAGATACTTAAGAAAACCGGTATTGTAAAGTAGGATGGAAAATGCAATGTTTTGAAATAGCTGTAAAACAACTGTGTTATTCCAAAAACAAAAACAAGTGAATTTAAGTAAAAATACCTGATATTAATTGTTCCAAATAATTTGAAATTGATTAGAAAGATGATACGCTGAATAAGAGGAAGGCTCTCACTTTCTTTAGTAAATAGATAATGCCACAATCCCTCTTTATAGTAATAATTAATTATTTCCTGGGCATAGAACCTGTTTTCGTCCATTACATGAAATGTGGATTTAAACCTGGTAATAACTATTGCATAAAACACTAAAATAAGTAAATAGAATGTGGAATTGAATCTGTCAAATTTAAAATAAAAAGTACTATTCATTCTCCGGAAAATGGGAATTGATTGTGAATAATTTAAAAACGATTAAAATTGTTAAACTTAGTTTAACAAAATTTAAATATCTGTAAACATACTGACAAAAAAGATTTTCAACAAGCAAACAGAATATTTGAAACTTACTTTTTTCAAAAAAATACAAAAACCTAACACAAAATGACGCCTTGCAAAATTTGATTTGAAAGGCGTCATTTTATTGATAATTGTAAAGGGCTGATAATATGTAGTTTGTCAGAAAAATAGTTCCAGTTAAAAAAAATATCTAATTTGTAGCCACTTACCTCACATCTCAACTATTCTCCTCGGCTTTTCACCGGCAGCAAACAAAGGGTATTGATCAAAAATACTTCTCACTACACTTCGGTAATAATTTACAGGCTTATTTACTTTCTTATTGAAAACCCCCGAAGCATATCCTCTCCATATCAATCGACTGCTACGTGCATCCAACAAGGATACGAGAATCATTCCGCCCCCAAAATTATAATTCTGGACTTTATATACATCCTCATTCTCGTATTTATTCACCCATCTGTCTAAAGAAGGCTGAAAATACCCCTTATATCCAACCCTTTCCTTGATAATACTGTAGCTTACCAACAAGCCCGGATCTTCGTCTTGCATTTTATATCCACGAGCCTTCATTTGCCGCCTTATCGCATCCTGTATTTCGGTACAAATGTCGTTTGTATCAATTTCACAATTCAGAAAATTGTAAGATGAATAAGTAGTAAAATCTGTATCATAGCTATAATCGTTGTCAACGAGCAGCTTAGCTGTATTACAGCTCAACATAGTCATGGCAGTCGCCACGGCGAGTAATAGGTATTTCTTCATTAGGGTATAAATATTTTAAAATTTCAGTAAATACGCAATACTTTAGTTTTCAGTTGCTTATTTCAACAAATTTTAATAATTTTTTTTAACCCACCTATCATTACCCAAAAATATTTTTCATAATTTATTATTTGGGCAGCAAATCGTGCTTTCACCAGTCGCTCTTTTTTGCGGCTATCGCCAGCAAAAAAAGGAGCTCCAACAATGGCTCAATCACGGCTGCAATTCGGAAAAGCGTTTATTTTCCTGAGTAGTAAGCAAGTGCTTTTTTCATGTCAGTTTTTGAAAGTGAAATATCATAAGCACAGTCGCCGATTCCTTTCAAAATAGATGCCCTGACTAATTTGCCCCGGTTTTTCTTGTCTTGTTGTGTTAATTTTATAATGGTATCAAAATCAGCAGAATCAATATTTACAGTACCATAAACTGCATAAATAAACTCCTCAATCTGAGCCAGTTCGTCTTCTTTGAGCATCCCTTTCTGGAATCCAATGTATGCTTCTGCAATCATTCCGGCGGCAATAGCCTCACCATGCAGCAGCCTTTTTTTGCCTTTATCTAAAAAGAAAGTTTCGATTGCATGCCCGAGCGTATGACCGAAATTCAGGATTTTTCTCAGTCCTTTTTCAGTTGGGTCAGCTGTCACAACTTTTTTCTTAATTTCTACCGAATGCTGTATCAAATCTCCCAGATTTTGTTGATCCAAATCCAGAATCTTGATTTCTTTCCACTTGGCGGCATCCTGAATCAGGCAATGTTTAATAATTTCCGCAAATCCCGACCTCAACTCTCTTTCGGGCAAAGACTTAAGAAATTCTTTATCTATCAACACGGCATTTGGCAACGTAAAAACTCCCAAATGGTTTTTAAATCCTTGAAAATCAATGCCTAATTTACCTCCTACGCTGGCATCTACCTGCGAAAGTAAGGTGGTCGGAATCTGTATGAAATCAATGCCTCTCTTATAAGTTGCTGCACAAAAGCCACCCATATCACCAATCACACCACCACCAAGATTGACCAAAAGTGAATGCCTGTCAAGTTCATTTTCAGTCATTTGTTCCCAGATATATGAACAAGTTTCAAGATTTTTGTTTTCCTCTCCCGCTTTTATCTGAATTACTTTATGGGCAGGAAGCAAGGGCTTAACTGATTCATAGCAATGTTTTTTGGTATTTTGATCAACCAAAACCATCACTTTGGAATAATTTTTATCGCTTAAATATTGGCTTAGCGTTTCGGAGATTGGCCCGATTTGTACAGACATTTTCTTAGATTTTGAAATGCAAAATTACGCTTTTAAGCTGTAAAATGTAAGAAAATATTGCAAACTCAAATATTCAGAATTTGCTGACCAATAATTTTTGCAGATGATTAGTAAAAAAACACCTCATCAATGAAAAACCAGCCTTTATCTCCTTTGCCGGGATGCCATGCGGGAAGTTTTGAAACAGGATGAGCCACAATTTTCACTTCACTGATTTCAGTCCCTGTCATACTCAAATCAATTCCTTTTGCTGCCTGGCTGCCCATTTTTTTCAAAGGATCAGGAATGACTTTCTTTAGTAAAATCCAGCTTTTACCTTTTTGTCGATAAAATACTTCGACCCACTCCGGGGGCATGATGTAAGAATCAGGTTTTTCGGAATAGCTGATGGTCATCCCGGTGGCCTTTGTGGATTTTTCGAAATAAATTATACTTTCAAAATCTTTTCCCCGATAACCCAGCCAGTTTTCATCTTTAAAATTGGTGACATCACCCAATTTGCTATTGATTAGATTTATCCCTCCTTTTCCTTGATATTGGGGGTCAGGTTGAGTAATCAATTCGGCTTTCTGAGCTTTTATGCCTGACTTATAAAAAGTAAAAGTTTTAGCCTCAGATGCCAGCCAACCCTCTTTGGTGGCCAAAACATTAATTTTAGTGTATTTGGAAAGCCTGATGGGAGTTTTATATTCCTGTGCCTTCAACGTATCAGGCTGAGAGCCATCAATGGTATATCTGAGCGTAACTTTGGGAAGAGAATGCTTGAATTTTATCTCAGTTTGGTCATTGATAATCAGACTTTCATTGACCAATGAAGGAGGGTTTAATCTTAGTTTTTCCGAAGGATTGGGCACAAAACCTGTATAAACCAGCAATCCATTTTTTTGGAGATTTTGAGCTTCTGAACTTGTAATTTTTGTCTCCCATAAATACAACTCCTTCAATGATTTCAAAGGCAGCAATTTGGATAGCTCATTCAAACTGATTTTTGTATTGGAAAGAGCCAGATGATTGAGATTTTTGCAGTTTCTAAGCTTTTCAATACCTTTTCCACTAATATTGGTCTGATTAAGGGTTACTTTTTCGAGGTTGGAAAATTTGGCAAGAATATCAAAAACTTCATCCCCAACTGGCATTTTGGCTAAATTAATACCCACCAATTGTCCCTTTGCTTTTTCTAAGTTTTTAAGGGTATTCAGGTCAAATTTTGAGTTAACAAAAAAATCGGCCATCAAAGCAGGTGAACCATTTGCGATGGGTTCAACTGTACAAAAAGGTGTATTTAATTTTTCTATATCCGACTCCGATAGGGCTTTGAAATCATAAACTTTTTCAGGAGCCTCTAAGTTGCTTTTCCATTTAAAAAAAAATGAATTGGGGGTTAATTGGCTAATTTTCAAAGTGTAGTTTGTCCCTTCTTTGATCCAATTTTTTAGTATTTCAATTTCTTCTTTTGTCAATTGGGGTTTCCCTTTGGGAGCCATGTGCTTTTTATCTTCTTCGGGCAAAGCAATCCTTTTCAAAATATGACTATTAGTGGTATCGGCGGCAACCCACAATTTACCATTTTTCCCGCCTTTCTTAATGGATTCTATGCTTGTTACATCCAGTTTTCCCTTAGCTTTTTGTGGATTATGGCAGCTTTTGCACTTATTCTGTAAAATAGGATTCACCAACTTCCCAAAAACCGTATCATTATGTGTATTTTTTTCAGATTTGAAGCTCAAAAAATCTTCTCCATGGGTTATACTTCCTCCCAAATGCCCGACAACGGCCATTAGTCCAAAAACTAAAATTCCGGACCATAGGCTAAGCTTGGGATTATCTGTTATGTTTTTTCTAAATTCATAAAGCATATATGATAACACGCTTACTATCAGTCCTGTGGTTTTATGATACTTGAGTTGTGTTATCTCATAATCTCCTCCAAATGAAAGCAAAAAGCCAGAAAAAGTGGTCACAGCAGCCGAAAACGCCAGGATTAAAAGAAGATATTCAAATATTATTTCAGAAGATGCCTTTTCGATATTGGAACGAACAAGAAAAAATAAAGGTATAGCAACCGCAAAGCCTATAGGCAAATGCAGAATGAGCGGGTGGAACTTCCCTGCATAATTTAACCAATCAGGAGATTGTACTTTTTCCTGGAAAATAAAAAATAAAACACCGATGACGTTAAGCCCTAAAGTCAGCAGAGAGAGAATTCTTTTCATATCAGGCGATGATTCCGGGGACTAATTTGCCAGCAATGTCGGTCAGGCGATACCTGCGACCAAGGTGTTTATAGTTGAGCATTTCATGATTGAGACCCATCAGATGGAGTACCGTGGCATGAAAATCATGCACATGTACGGGGTCTTTGATGATATTATAGCCAAAATCGTCAGTCTCACCATACACTATTCCGGGCTTTACCCCACCTCCTGCCATCCAGATACTGTAAGCTCTGGGGTGATGATCGCGTCCGTAGTTATCTTTTCCGAAAGCTCCCTGTGAGTAGTTGGTACGGCCAAACTCGCCTCCCCATATCACAAGTGTTTCGTCTAACAGGCCTCTTTGCTTTAAGTCCATCACCAATGCTGCCGATGCTCTGTCCACATCTTCGGCCTGGAGGGGCATCTCACCGGTGAGATTTCCGTGCTGATCCCAACCCTGATGGTACAATTGAACAAATCGCACCCCAGACTCCGATAATTTTCTGGCCAACAGTGCATTAGCTGCATAAGTGCCAGGCACAAGACAATCGGGCCCATACATTTTTATGATATGATCAGGTTCTTTACTCAGGTCGGTGAGCTCAGGTACGGCGGTCTGCATCCTATAGGCCATTTCATACTGCTTAACTTTGGCCTCCACCTCAGGATCCTTGTTTTGTTCAAAACCCAAATGGTTGAGTTCTGCCAGTTTATCCAGCATTCTTCTGCGGGCTTCTTTGTCGGTTCCTTCGGGGTTATTGAGATATAAAATGGGTTCTTCTCCACTCGAAAAAACTACTCCCTGATGGGTCGAATCCAGGAAGCCGTTGGTCCATAGTTTTGAATAGACCCCTTGACCATTGCCTCGTCCTCTTGACAGCAATACACAAAATGCCGGCAAATTTTGATTTTCACTTCCCAGACCATAGCTTAGCCATGCACCCATGCTGGGGCGATTTCCCACCTGAGCACCGGTCTGTAAAAAAGTAAGTGCTGGATCATGATTAATAGCCTCGGTATTCATTGTTTTTACGATACAAATATCATCGGCGATTTTTGCAATATTGGGGAAAAGTTCACTTATCCAGGCTCCTGATTTTCCATGCTGATTAAACTTAAAATAAGAACCTACCAACGGAAAATTCTTTTGTCCGGAAGTCATACCTGTTAACCGCTGGCCGTTTCTGATGGATTCAGGTAAATCTTGCCCGGCCATTTTGTTGAGAAGTGGCTTGTAGTCAAAACTTTCGAGCTGAGAAGGAGCCCCATTTTGAAACAAATAGATGATTCTTTTTGCCTTTGGAGCAAAATGCGGTAAGCCCACCGGAAATGCACTTGAAGTTTCCCCTGACCCAAATAAATCCGGCATTAAAAGTGAACCAAGGGCCGCAGAGCCCAGACCCACTGCCGCTTTGCCCAGAAAGTGCCTGCGGGTAATATTCAGCCGGTTTTTCAAAAATTCATTTTCCATAATTTAGATTCTGATCAGGGTTTCTTCCATATTATAAATCATCTGATAGGTTTGTAAAAGTGCGGCCAGTTCAATATTGTTTTTTACCGATTTGTTCTCGTATTCTCCTATCTTTTTCAGGGCTTCTATTTTCTTTGGATTTTTCTGAAAATATTTCATTTCGTCTTCGAAATAAGCCTTTAATATCTTCAGTTCATCACTGGAGGGTTTTCTACATACAATTTTCCTGAAACCATCAGTAAGAGCCTTATCGATAGTTTTTTTATTCAATAATTCAGACTGAGCCATTACCCTGGAGCTTTCCAGTACGTGCGGGTCGTTGAGCATGGCCAATGCCTGCAAGGGGGTATTGGTCCGGCCTCTTTGCACCTCACATTGGTCGCGGTTACTGGCGTCAAAAATAAGCATCGATGGCGGTGGCACGGTACGTTTTATAAAAACATACATACCCCTTCGATACAATTCTTTTCCATGATCCTGAACATATCTGGCTAGGGTGCCTCTTCCCGAAGTAGCCACTTCCCAGAGGCCTTTCGGCTGATAAGGTTTCACACTTGGACCTCCTATTTCCTGATTCAATAAGTCGGAAGTAGCCAGCACATGATCCCTGACGATTTCTGCAGGAAATCGTAACCTGGACATTCTCGACAAATATTTATTTTCAGGGTCGGTTTTGAGGTGTTTTTCAGTTACAGTGGATGACTGTCTGTAGGTGGCCGACATCACGATTTGTTTAACAAGTCTTTTCATGTTCCATCCATTTTCTCTGAAGTCAACCGATAACCAATCCAAGAGTTCAGGATGAGTTGGCAGCTCTCCCTGCATTCCAAAATCACCCAGAGTTTTTACTATGCCTCTTCCAAAAAACTGCTCCCAAATTCTGTTCACAAAAACCCTTGAGGTCAGTGGATTTTGCGGATCAAACATCCATAGAGTCAGTCCCAAGCGATTTTTTTCAAATCCTCTGAATGGCATAATGGCTGCCGGTGGTCCAAAATCTACCACCTTTCCGTGGGCATCATAATTGCCTCTCTCCAGTAAATAGGTAGGTCTTATTTTTGAAGAATCTTTCATGACCATCACATCCAGCCGGGCAGTATCTTTTTTATTGATAAATTTAAAAATGCTTTTTATGTCTTCATCTTTGATTCGCATATTGGGTGGATCGGCAAATGAAGCATCTATAGTACCGAAGAGGCCTTTTTCGGGCACCTGATTAAAAAAAGCAAAGGTGCCAAAATATTCTTCCTGACTTATTGGGTCAAACTTATGACTGTGGCATTTGGAACATTCCAATGTAAGAGCCAGCATTGATTTCCCAAAAGTATTGGTACGGTCGGTCACATACTCTACCCTATATTCTTCATCAATTACTCCACCCTCCTGTGTGATTTTATGGTTGCGGTTAAAACCCGTGGCTAGTATCATTTCTTTGGCTTTTGGGTGCCCCTTCATTTTCTCGGCAAGAATATCACCCGCCAGCTGCCAGGTTATGAATTTTTTGTAAGAATAATTGGAATTGAAAGCATGAATAACCCAGTCTCTCCATGGCCACATAGTACGCAGGCCATCATCCTGATACCCATGAGAATCGGCATAACGAGCCACATCCAGCCAGTTTATGGCCATTTTTTCTCCAAAATGTTTATCAGACAAAAGTCTGTTTACCACATTTTCATAGGCCTGCGGGCTTTCGTCTTTTAAAAATGCCTCCTGCATTTCGATGGTCGGTGGTAAGCCAGTCAGATCAAAACTCAGTCTCTTTAGCAACGTTTCTTTTCCCGCTTCTTCAGATGGCTTCAACCCTGCAGATTTCATTTTATCATAAATGAAGTTGTCAATTGGATTTCTAACCCATTCCTCGTTAGCTTCGGGCAACTTTGATTTTTCAGGTTTTAGGAAAGACCAGTGTTTTTTGATAGGAGCTCCCTGCTCAATCCATTTTTTAATAATTTTTATTTCCTCCTCGTTAAGGCTTAAATTAGATGAAGGTGGCGGCATCTTCAAGGAAGTATCTGAAGTGCTGATTCTAAGATAAAGCTCAGAAAGCTCAGGTTTTCCTTTAACAATCACATGAGCATCGGGATTATCTTTTAATGCTGCATAAGCCCCATTTTCGGTATCCAGCCTTAAGTCGGCCTCCCTCTTATTGGCATCGGGTCCATGACAATGAAAACACCTGTCTGACAAAATCGGACGAATGTGGAAATTATAGTCCACTACGTCAGGCAAACTATGTCCTTCAGAAGTGGTACACTGCATCTGAAAATAGGTCAATGCAATAAGAAGCCCGGGAATCAGGATTTTTAGCAGTTTTTCCATTAATAGGGTTTAGAATTGTATATCTTAACAATATTAATAAAACTTCTATATTTAATAAAATTTTTTATTAAATAAATTCAATTTCTAGCCGGATTTTATTTCATGGAAATTTAATAAGGTCTGGAAAAACTATCCGGAACCCATTTTTGAAAACAGATTTTTGATTTTATTTTTTGTAATCTGAAAGTGAAAGTTTCAATTTGCAAGAATTTCACTCAAAATATTGTAATTTGAAAGTGAAAGTTTCAATTTGCAAGAAAAAATCATATATTTGTTGCAAAAAAATCTGGAAATATGATTTCGAGAGAATTAGAAAATAGGCTAAAAGATGCATTAAGTAATATTCCCGCGGTGGCTCTTTTGGGCTCCCGACAGGTTGGAAAAACTACTTTGGCATTAAAGATTGCAGAAAGTTTTACTGCCAAAAAGTCAATCTATCTTGACCTGGAGTCTGATGCTGATCGCTCAAAACTCCTCGATGCGGAAGCATTTTTAAAGGTACATTTTAACGAACTTATCATTATTGATGAAGTGCAGCAAATGCCTGATCTTTTCAGAACTTTGAGGGTGATAATCGATCAAAGAAAACGGGCCGGTGAACCCAATGCCCAATTTTTGCTTCTGGGTTCAGCTTCGAGAGATTTGCTTAACCAGAGCTCTGAAACGTTGGCTGGTCGTATTTTGTATCTGGAACTGACTCCTTTTTCGATAAAGGAACTTGTTGAAAGTCAAGATTTTAATTTTTCTCTGGAAAAACTTTGGTTACGAGGGGGATATCCTGATAGTTTTCTTGCCAATAGCGAAAATGTAAGCTGGGACTGGAGAACCGGCTTTATTTCTACCTATGTGGAAAGAGATATTCCGAGAGCAGGTCTGGGCATTTCACCATCCAGAATGCGAAATTTTTGGACCATGCTGGCACATCTTCAAGGACAACAACTTAATCTTTCAGCTCTGGGGAAAGGCCTGGATGTAAGCCATACCACCACCCGAAATTATTTGGATATCTTGACGGAACTGTTTATGGTCAGGCAGTTGCCAACTTGGTCAGGCAATACCAAAAAGAGATTGGTTAAGTCTCCAAAAGTATATATCAGAGATTCAGGCATACTTCATAGACTTCTTATGATTCAGGACTTCCAGCATCTGTTAGGACACCCGGTTGTGGGGTATTCATGGGAAGGTTTTGTGATCGAAAATATTTTAAATTCCTTGTCTGATCAATGGCAAGCAAGTTATTATCGCTCGGCAGAACAAACAGAAATAGATTTAATTCTGGAAAAAGGTAATGAAATATGGGCAATTGAAATAAAAAGAAATCTCACCCCCAAAGTGCCTGTGGGCTTCATAAGAGCAAGTGAAGACATTAAAGCAACCCGCAAATTTCTCTTGTATAACGGAACGGAGACTTTTCCTATGAATGCTGAAATAGAAGCAATGGGTATTTTGGAGTTTTTGAAATTAATTGAAGGATAAAAAAATTGCGGCCTAAAAAATATGAGCCGCAATTCTGTTCTAATCCCAGTTATTAATTCTTTTATCCTTAAAATAAAAAAACTCATCTATATAGACGCATTTCATTCCCATTTCGATGCCTCTGTATATTTTTTTAACATTATTTGTATAAAATTCCCCATTTAAAAAATTTCCCCCAATCGTAAATCCCAAATCGAATCAATCGTAAATTGAGTTAATCGTAAATCCCAAATCGAATTAATCGTCAATCGAATCAATCGTCAATCGAATCAATCGTAAATCAGATCAATCAAATAATCGACCCATTCAGCCCCTTAACCGATAGATTTTCCAAAAATCACAATGGGTGGTTTCATTTTTCAAAAAAAAGAATACTTTTACAAATCTTTATTATCATCAAACTAACCCTAATGGATAGACGAAAATTTATTCAGATGACCGGAATGGGGCTTGGAGCCTTTGCTGCCACGTCCATCCCGATAATTGGTCAGGCCACTACTGCCGAACTTATGGCAGAAAATACGGTGGACATTGCGACCAAAAAGAAATTTGCCGACATCGCCCTAAATGCCGCCCGATCCAAGGGAGCCACTTACACCGATGTCAGAATAGGCAGGTATCTACAGCAGTACCTCTTCACACGTGAGACCCGCGTGCAGAATATTGTGAATGCCGAATCGTATGGCGTCGGAATCAGAGTTATAGCCAATGGTACCTGGGGCTTTGCTGCCACCAGCGACGTTTCGGCTGACGGTATTGCCCGATGTGCCGAAACGGCTGTAGCGATTGCCAAAGCCAATTCAAAAATGCAAACCGAGCCGGTTATACTCGCTCCTCAAAAAGGTGTGGGTGAAGTAACCTGGAATACGCCCATTCAGAAAAATGCTTTTCAGATACCCGTGCAGGAAAAAATTGACCTGCTGATGAAGGTAAATGGCGAAGCAATGAAAAACGGGGCAGCTTTTGTTACCTCAAATCTGTTTTTTATCAACGAGCAAAAATACTTTGCCAGCACCGATGGCTCTTATATCGATCAGGATGTGCATCGAATTTGGCCCACATTTACGGTAACTGCAATTGATAAAGCGGCAGGGAAATTTAAAACCCGCGATGCCCTCAGCTCACCAATGGGCATGGGATATGAGTATCTTGATGGTCTGGCATCGGAGAAAATTGCCGGACCAAAAAATCTCGTAGGCTATCGAAACAGCTACGACATGGTTGAAGATGCCATTTTTGCGGCACAACAAGCCAAAGAAAAAATCACAGCCAAGAGCGTAGAAGCGGGAAAATATGATTTGGTACTTGACCCCAACCACCTTGGTCTTACTATACATGAGTCTGTGGGTCACCCGACCGAGCTCGATCGCGTACTGGGTTATGAAGCCAATTATGCAGGTACCAGCTTTGCCACACTAGACAAGTGGAAAGCCGGCAACTTTAACTATGGCAGCAAGTTGGTCAATATCGTGGCAGACAAAACCCAACCTAATGCCCTCGGTACAGTGGGTTATGACGACGAAGGCGTGCCATGTAAAGAATGGAATATCATCAAAGACG
The sequence above is a segment of the Cytophagaceae bacterium genome. Coding sequences within it:
- a CDS encoding chitobiase/beta-hexosaminidase C-terminal domain-containing protein — its product is MKRILSLLTLGLNVIGVLFFIFQEKVQSPDWLNYAGKFHPLILHLPIGFAVAIPLFFLVRSNIEKASSEIIFEYLLLILAFSAAVTTFSGFLLSFGGDYEITQLKYHKTTGLIVSVLSYMLYEFRKNITDNPKLSLWSGILVFGLMAVVGHLGGSITHGEDFLSFKSEKNTHNDTVFGKLVNPILQNKCKSCHNPQKAKGKLDVTSIESIKKGGKNGKLWVAADTTNSHILKRIALPEEDKKHMAPKGKPQLTKEEIEILKNWIKEGTNYTLKISQLTPNSFFFKWKSNLEAPEKVYDFKALSESDIEKLNTPFCTVEPIANGSPALMADFFVNSKFDLNTLKNLEKAKGQLVGINLAKMPVGDEVFDILAKFSNLEKVTLNQTNISGKGIEKLRNCKNLNHLALSNTKISLNELSKLLPLKSLKELYLWETKITSSEAQNLQKNGLLVYTGFVPNPSEKLRLNPPSLVNESLIINDQTEIKFKHSLPKVTLRYTIDGSQPDTLKAQEYKTPIRLSKYTKINVLATKEGWLASEAKTFTFYKSGIKAQKAELITQPDPQYQGKGGINLINSKLGDVTNFKDENWLGYRGKDFESIIYFEKSTKATGMTISYSEKPDSYIMPPEWVEVFYRQKGKSWILLKKVIPDPLKKMGSQAAKGIDLSMTGTEISEVKIVAHPVSKLPAWHPGKGDKGWFFIDEVFFY
- a CDS encoding PSD1 domain-containing protein, which produces MEKLLKILIPGLLIALTYFQMQCTTSEGHSLPDVVDYNFHIRPILSDRCFHCHGPDANKREADLRLDTENGAYAALKDNPDAHVIVKGKPELSELYLRISTSDTSLKMPPPSSNLSLNEEEIKIIKKWIEQGAPIKKHWSFLKPEKSKLPEANEEWVRNPIDNFIYDKMKSAGLKPSEEAGKETLLKRLSFDLTGLPPTIEMQEAFLKDESPQAYENVVNRLLSDKHFGEKMAINWLDVARYADSHGYQDDGLRTMWPWRDWVIHAFNSNYSYKKFITWQLAGDILAEKMKGHPKAKEMILATGFNRNHKITQEGGVIDEEYRVEYVTDRTNTFGKSMLALTLECSKCHSHKFDPISQEEYFGTFAFFNQVPEKGLFGTIDASFADPPNMRIKDEDIKSIFKFINKKDTARLDVMVMKDSSKIRPTYLLERGNYDAHGKVVDFGPPAAIMPFRGFEKNRLGLTLWMFDPQNPLTSRVFVNRIWEQFFGRGIVKTLGDFGMQGELPTHPELLDWLSVDFRENGWNMKRLVKQIVMSATYRQSSTVTEKHLKTDPENKYLSRMSRLRFPAEIVRDHVLATSDLLNQEIGGPSVKPYQPKGLWEVATSGRGTLARYVQDHGKELYRRGMYVFIKRTVPPPSMLIFDASNRDQCEVQRGRTNTPLQALAMLNDPHVLESSRVMAQSELLNKKTIDKALTDGFRKIVCRKPSSDELKILKAYFEDEMKYFQKNPKKIEALKKIGEYENKSVKNNIELAALLQTYQMIYNMEETLIRI
- a CDS encoding DUF4136 domain-containing protein is translated as MKKYLLLAVATAMTMLSCNTAKLLVDNDYSYDTDFTTYSSYNFLNCEIDTNDICTEIQDAIRRQMKARGYKMQDEDPGLLVSYSIIKERVGYKGYFQPSLDRWVNKYENEDVYKVQNYNFGGGMILVSLLDARSSRLIWRGYASGVFNKKVNKPVNYYRSVVRSIFDQYPLFAAGEKPRRIVEM
- the aroB gene encoding 3-dehydroquinate synthase; this encodes MSVQIGPISETLSQYLSDKNYSKVMVLVDQNTKKHCYESVKPLLPAHKVIQIKAGEENKNLETCSYIWEQMTENELDRHSLLVNLGGGVIGDMGGFCAATYKRGIDFIQIPTTLLSQVDASVGGKLGIDFQGFKNHLGVFTLPNAVLIDKEFLKSLPERELRSGFAEIIKHCLIQDAAKWKEIKILDLDQQNLGDLIQHSVEIKKKVVTADPTEKGLRKILNFGHTLGHAIETFFLDKGKKRLLHGEAIAAGMIAEAYIGFQKGMLKEDELAQIEEFIYAVYGTVNIDSADFDTIIKLTQQDKKNRGKLVRASILKGIGDCAYDISLSKTDMKKALAYYSGK
- a CDS encoding DUF1501 domain-containing protein, whose amino-acid sequence is MENEFLKNRLNITRRHFLGKAAVGLGSAALGSLLMPDLFGSGETSSAFPVGLPHFAPKAKRIIYLFQNGAPSQLESFDYKPLLNKMAGQDLPESIRNGQRLTGMTSGQKNFPLVGSYFKFNQHGKSGAWISELFPNIAKIADDICIVKTMNTEAINHDPALTFLQTGAQVGNRPSMGAWLSYGLGSENQNLPAFCVLLSRGRGNGQGVYSKLWTNGFLDSTHQGVVFSSGEEPILYLNNPEGTDKEARRRMLDKLAELNHLGFEQNKDPEVEAKVKQYEMAYRMQTAVPELTDLSKEPDHIIKMYGPDCLVPGTYAANALLARKLSESGVRFVQLYHQGWDQHGNLTGEMPLQAEDVDRASAALVMDLKQRGLLDETLVIWGGEFGRTNYSQGAFGKDNYGRDHHPRAYSIWMAGGGVKPGIVYGETDDFGYNIIKDPVHVHDFHATVLHLMGLNHEMLNYKHLGRRYRLTDIAGKLVPGIIA